In Musa acuminata AAA Group cultivar baxijiao chromosome BXJ2-10, Cavendish_Baxijiao_AAA, whole genome shotgun sequence, a genomic segment contains:
- the LOC104000432 gene encoding NADH dehydrogenase [ubiquinone] 1 alpha subcomplex subunit 13-B-like, translating into MTSVWEMPLLQDGPPPGGFPPVRCARRIPIKGPSAASIFLVALGAFSCGMYQVDQGNRIRRAILPMLQAEKMKGL; encoded by the exons ATGACGAGCGTGTGGGAGATGCCGCTCCTCCAGGATGGACCGCCGCCGGGCGGATTCCCGCCCGTGCGGTGCGCCCGGCGCATCCCCATCAAGGGCCCCAGCGCCGCCTCCATCTTCCTCGTCGCCCTTGGCGCCTTCTCTTGCGGAATGTACCAGGTCGACCAGGGTAATCGCATCCGCCG AGCCATACTACCAATGCTTCAAGCTGAGAAGATGAAAG GTTTGTGA
- the LOC135624545 gene encoding GATA transcription factor 28-like, translated as MYGSMDDDPFMRGRHFVSEIDGIGAATTAAEAEVAPSIEGSTPLQPQPPGPNQLTLSFQGQVYIFDSVQPERVHAVLLLLNGQQSPEFGGMAVPSHQNYRSVDEASGSKNGQRLASILRFKEKKKNLCFKKKVLYTVRKEVASRMKRNKGQFASSKANSEEVASVTSSWDPAKSNDQEEKDQHAFCLNCGTSKNSTPMMRRGPAGPKSLCNACGLTWANKHSLRSHLKVSAPGTQTMIQDEQGDKDSVVASNSYMFSASTDGHGSIS; from the exons ATGTACGGAAGCATGGACGACGACCCTTTCATGCGGGGGCGACACTTCGTCTCCGAGATCGACGGCATCGGTGCGGCGACGACGGCGGCAGAGGCCGAGGTGGCGCCCTCGATCGAGGGTAGCACGCCCTTGCAACCGCAGCCGCCGGGGCCGAATCAGCTCACCCTCTCTTTCCAGGGACAAGTTTACATCTTCGACTCCGTACAGCCTGAAAGg GTTCATGCAGTTCTGTTACTTTTGAATGGGCAACAATCACCTGAATTTGGTGGCATGGCAGTACCCTCTCATCAAAATTATAGG AGTGTAGATGAAGCATCAGGATCCAAAAATGGTCAACGGCTTGCTTCTATTTTGCGGtttaaggagaagaagaagaacctatGCTTCAAGAAGAAAGTACTATATACTGTTCGAAAGGAAGTTGCTTCTAG GATGAAGCGTAATAAGGGTCAGTTTGCATCATCCAAGGCAAATTCTGAGGAAGTGGCATCAGTCACATCAAGTTGGGATCCTGCAAAAAGCAATGATCAAGAAGAGAAAGATCAGCATGCCTT TTGCCTCAACTGTGGAACCAGTAAAAATTCTACTCCAATGATGCGCCGTGGGCCAGCTGGACCAAAATCTCTTTGCAATGCTTGTGGTCTAACGTGGGCAAACAAG CATTCTTTAAGAAGCCACCTGAAAGTTTCGGCCCCTGGAACCCAAACTATGATCCAGGATGAGCAG GGTGACAAGGACTCGGTGGTCGCAAGCAACAGCTACATGTTCTCTGCATCAACAGATGGCCATGGTTCGATTAGTTGA